The Planococcus halocryophilus nucleotide sequence GGTGGCGGCGCATTCTCAGGAAAAGATGCAACAAAAGTTGATCGTTCAGCGGCTTATGCGGCACGTTATGTAGCGAAAAACATTGTAGCAGCTGGCCTTGCAGATAAATGTGAAGTTCAATTAGCTTATGCAATTGGTGTAGCACATCCTGTATCTATCGCATTTGATACGTTTGGAACTGGCATCGTTGATGAAGACACATTAGATGATTTGGTACGCGCAAACTTTGACTTGCGTCCTGCTGGCATCATTAAAATGTTGGATCTACGTCGCCCAATCTACAAGCAAACTGCAGCTTACGGACATTTTGGCCGTACGGATGTTGATTTGCCGTGGGAACGTACAGACAAAGCAGCAATCTTAAAAGAACAAGCTGGCGTTTAAGTTAACAACACGAAAAGGACGACTAGGCAGTGATGCCCGGTCGTCCTTTTTCTGTTTGTTACTCTTTTTGAAGTGATTTATAATAAGCTGCTTTTTCCTTATACTCACGGACAATGCGTTTCATGTCTTCTTTGTCGTCTTCGCGAAGTTCACGGACAACTGTTGCAGGCCGGCCAAACGCTAGCATGCCAGGAGGAATCACTTTTCCTGGCGGCACGAGACTACCGGCACCAACAAATGCGCCTTCTCCAATTTCAGCTCCGTCAAGAATAAGAGAACCCATGCCAACTAACGCACCTTTACGAACCGTGCAGCTATGAAGCGTTACTTGATGACCAATTGTTACTTCATCTTCAAGAAGCAAAGTTTTGCCTGGACTTTGATGAAGCATGCACAAGTCTTGGATATTAACTTTATTGCCAATGATAGTGGGAGAGACGTCACCGCGAATGACGGTATTAAACCAAACGGATGAGTCAGCACCAATCGTCACATCGCCAGTGATTGTCGTATAGTCTGCAATAAAAGCGGATGTGTCGATTTGTGGAAATTTGTCTTTAAATGGATAAATCATGGCAAAGCTCCTTTAAACAAGATAAGATATTCTATAATCGTATCAAAACAAAACGAAACGTCAAATGACAATATAGCGTTAAGAGCTGATCGGCAAGGAAAGGAAGTTTGATTATGTGGAAATGGCAAGCTGAAGGCACAGCTAAAGCAGTAGTGGTGTTAATCCATAGTGCATATGAACAGCATATGCGGTATGCGTGGCAAATTGAAAAATGGCGGTCGGTTGGATTTCATGTATACACAGGGGATTTACCTGGTCACGGAAAAAATGCCGGAGCTGACAACGTTCACCGCGAATCGTTTGATGAATATGAACAAGCAGTGATTGAAATGCTGAAACTTGCATCAAACAATGATTTGCCGGTATTTGTGATTGCGCATGGACTAGGTGCTACGGTT carries:
- a CDS encoding gamma carbonic anhydrase family protein → MIYPFKDKFPQIDTSAFIADYTTITGDVTIGADSSVWFNTVIRGDVSPTIIGNKVNIQDLCMLHQSPGKTLLLEDEVTIGHQVTLHSCTVRKGALVGMGSLILDGAEIGEGAFVGAGSLVPPGKVIPPGMLAFGRPATVVRELREDDKEDMKRIVREYKEKAAYYKSLQKE